A genome region from Petrotoga sibirica DSM 13575 includes the following:
- a CDS encoding Gfo/Idh/MocA family protein encodes MSNKVRFGLIGTGSVAKVHAKALQSLEAGQLVAISTRKKRKGEIFAKEFNCDYYTDYRELLEKSDIDVVCVTLPSGLHADIGIEAAKCGKHVVVEKPIDITLKKADALINECERQHVQLSVIFQRRFSDAIIKLKKSIEKDNFGQLNFGAAHTKWYRSQDYFNDSNWHGTWQLDGGGALINQSIHYVDLLRYTMGEIEEVFAFSATRMHDIEVEDVLTGTVKFKNGALGLIEANTAAYPGLYSRLDVYGEKGLVVIVDEKIDTWKTDQYTFERKESEKQKNGQSSPEIDYYLHQRQLKNIIESILENKKPMVTGIDARNTLSVVLALYESSRTKRPQKVDII; translated from the coding sequence ATGAGCAATAAAGTAAGATTTGGTTTAATAGGCACTGGAAGTGTGGCAAAAGTTCATGCTAAAGCTTTACAAAGTTTAGAAGCTGGCCAATTAGTAGCAATCTCTACAAGAAAGAAAAGAAAAGGAGAAATTTTTGCAAAAGAGTTTAATTGTGATTATTACACTGATTACAGAGAGCTCCTAGAAAAAAGTGATATAGACGTAGTATGTGTTACTCTTCCAAGTGGATTACATGCGGATATTGGAATAGAAGCTGCAAAATGCGGAAAACATGTAGTAGTTGAAAAGCCTATAGATATAACCCTTAAAAAAGCAGATGCATTGATAAATGAGTGTGAAAGACAACATGTTCAGTTAAGTGTGATTTTTCAAAGGAGATTTTCAGATGCGATAATAAAATTAAAAAAATCCATAGAAAAAGACAATTTTGGACAATTGAATTTTGGCGCAGCTCATACTAAATGGTATAGAAGCCAAGATTACTTTAACGATAGTAATTGGCATGGAACATGGCAATTAGATGGAGGCGGTGCATTAATTAACCAGTCAATACACTATGTTGATCTCCTGCGTTACACTATGGGAGAAATTGAAGAGGTTTTTGCTTTTTCCGCCACAAGGATGCATGATATTGAAGTAGAAGATGTTTTAACTGGGACAGTTAAGTTCAAAAATGGGGCACTTGGACTTATTGAAGCCAACACAGCTGCTTATCCAGGATTGTATTCCAGATTGGATGTTTATGGTGAAAAAGGATTAGTGGTAATTGTCGACGAAAAAATAGACACTTGGAAAACGGACCAATACACCTTTGAAAGAAAAGAAAGCGAAAAGCAAAAAAATGGACAAAGCTCTCCAGAAATCGATTATTATTTACATCAAAGGCAGTTAAAAAATATAATTGAAAGTATTTTAGAAAATAAAAAACCTATGGTCACTGGAATAGATGCCAGAAATACCTTATCAGTAGTATTAGCGTTATATGAATCATCAAGAACCAAGAGACCTCAGAAGGTTGATATTATATAG